The region TTGGCGTTTGTTGTTCTGGTTAGTTAGTGTTTTTTGGTATTTGTAGTTGTGGTcggttagtgtttttttttttttttggtgtttgtagTTGTGGTTAGTTAGTGTTTGTTGATGTTTATAGTTGTggttagtttgtgttttggcGTTTGTTGTGGTGAGTTTGTGGTTTTGTAGTGTTTGTTGTTGCggttagtttgtgtttttgtggtgtttgttggtgtggctggtttgtggttttgtggtgtttttttattgtggttagtttgtggttttgtggtgtttgttgttgtggttggtttgtggttttgtggtgtttgttgttgtggtgtttttttttttattgtggttagtttgtggttttgtggtgtttgttgttgtggttaGTTTGTGGTTTTATAGTTTCAGCAGTTATTTGTGCCTTGtgattgttgtttttcatttgtatgcTCACAGTTTGGGTTGCTTCGGTTGGTTTGTGTACTTGTAGTGTCAGTTGTTATGGTTAGTTTACTTACCTGCAGTGCTTTTTATTGTTGATAGTTTGTTGGCCAGtagtgttggttgttgtgtttggtctgtgGTATTGCTTTGTTGACCATTGTGGCTTATTTGTTGTATTGCAGTGTTACCACTTGAGGTTGCTTTGTTTACTCGCTGTAATAGTGGTTGTAGTtgatttttgtggttttgtccCACCAGTTTACATGATATTGTTTGACAGTTGTTATGGTATCAGTATATGTGATGTCATTTGGCTGTTGTAATGTTATTTGAATATATGATATCATTTGACAGCTGTAATGATATTGATGTACATATGGTATCGGTTGACAGTTGTGAAGATATGAGTATATATGATTTTGTGCAATAATATTACAGTTACAAATGACAAGACCTGTTAATGTGATCCTTGTGTTTTGCTAATGCATACATTTGCAtgatgagcatgtgtgtgtgtgtgtgtgtgcatggacaTGAACAGGGGCATTTCTGTATATGCGCCAGAGCCTGACGAGTTTTGCTGAAAGTGTGTCTTGTACCCTGGTGCCTTTGGGACATATGTTTTCAACATTAGTGTTTCTCTCTGGACTACCACGCCATGGCcaaaaatgtggttttgatCAGTACCAAATAAATCACAGAGCGATGCCTAATTATGTTTTCCTACTTCGTCATCTTGAGCGTTACAGAAAAATATGTGCTAATGTTGACATATGATGTAAATGGAGCCAGAGATCAAGAGATCAGCCTTAAGCAATGATACAACAATTTTCAAATGATAAGTGAAATCAGTTAGGAATGTGagagaatgggagggaaatCATTTACTGCTGATTTCTactgattttctcttttccGAGGTCaacttattttctttctttctctctctctctctctctctctctctctctctctctctctctctctctctctttccgtatGTGggtctttatctttctcttttttcatgtgtgtcAGGCTGGTGGTTTGTGAGcacagcagaggagcagggaTGGGTTCCAGCCACGTATCTGATCTCTCCCTGTGGCACGCGAGAGAGCCTTAAAGCATCCGGCTGTGGAGAGGGTAAGACACTGGAAACACAACTGAACAAGCCAATTTACTTCCACTCATGCAAAGCAcaactgctcacacacatgctaatCACACAAAAATCATCAGGCATTATTTGCAAACATAATACGCTACACACATTATGGTGTTACATGTGGTTCTTATACTGAAATAAATTTttccacacactttttttttttttttttttgtgaagatcTCATTGATGTATAAGTGACTTGGATTTGATGGTCTAATCAGACAAATCAGTGGTTGGTACATAAGAACCAGGTGCtacctttttaattttgagTTGCATATCCATTCATGGATGCAGGTTCATATAAGTCTGTCTTATTTTCGTGCGTATTGAAGTAAATCTTTCtccatgctgtttttttttttgcataggtATCATGTATTTATAATTAAGTGAAACCTGTGCAGGAATTAACCAGACTTCTGTTCACCTGCATGTATCAATGGAATGTGTATTTATCCaggatttaaaaatgattatacCAGGAACAATAATTAAATGCACTGATCAATTGTAAATCATGAGTAAAACATAAACTGACATAGAGTTTTGAAACACTGTTCAGTAGAGCATAGAAAGAAAAGATAGAATGTGTAGAATGTGTGTTAAACTCATTGTATAGGTTTCAAATACTTATTGAACTACTCGTGAAGTGAttctttaaaattgtttttgtgttagcATTTTGTTTCCTGAGACAGAGCTCTTACAGTATGTGTACCATACAGTCATATGCATAGGGATGACTATGTCACTAACAGCGCTGCTTGGAGagctgtatgtgcatgtgttttacaGTTTCAACAATAATATATTTTCCAGTCTCTGGTCCAAAACTGCATCATTTATTGTACACCTGGGTCCAACACACAGCTTGTTGTtcctggcagagagagagagagaaagagaaagagagagagagagagggagagacaataATGCTGACTTTTGAAAATCCCTTCTGAAACTTCTGCAAacaattttatcatttttgcaggcactgcatgtttttgttaaaaGGATCCCATGCTGTTGCAAAGagcacacccatacacacacacacacacacaaacacacacacgcatacccatgcacacacacacacacacacatgcatacgcacacacacactcacacacgcacgcacacgcacacacacacatacacacacacacacacacacacactcacacgcacaaagctacacactccctcacacacaaatatacaaacaggACATCACGCATAAaaaagcacagcacacacagacatatttgaAACACACTACATAACTGTGAaggctctctttttctttccctcccttcctccctctttccctctctctctctgtgtgtctgtcctgtgtgcagAAGGGTGGTATGAGGCGGTTCAGTCATACTCCGGTACTGGTCAGGATGAGATCAGCTTTGAGAGTGGGGTAATGGTCGAGGTCATCCAGAAGAATCTAGAGGGCTGGTGGTTTGTACGGTAACATCACATATTGAGATGCTTTGTTATCCTATCGAAGCATTTAATTCGTTTTAATCATTCCACATCAAGTATCCttatttcactctctccccctctctttctcactttctcttttagATACCAAGGAAAAGAAGGATGGGCTCCAGCCTCCTATTTGAGGAAGGTAGAGAAAGATGTTTGTGGAAGTGAACAGGCTGTTGCTGTGGAGACAGGTACACAGCCTATGCTGGGCCAGGTGGAGATCATAGGGAACCTAATGGAAATCAGTAACCTGTTGAATAAGAAGCCTGGGAAtgacagacacacgcactctGACACGCTGCCACGTGCCACTGAAACCACCACCCAAgaggacacagaaacagagttCAACTCAGATGGCGAATTCAACACCGATGAATGCATTAACAACACAGACCCTGACAGAGACTCTTACACAAATGCAAGCACTAACCATACAACAGACACTAATGGGCTGGGGTCAGCTAGCGCGTGTACTAAGACAAGCATCAATTCATGTGATAACAATACAATCACAAACCCAAGCTCTAACAgagactcaaacacaaacagtagcAGAGGCTCTAATGCTGGCTCAGATGCTGCTTCAGACTCAGGGAGGAGTGCATGGTCTGTCACCGGCTCCATCGCGTCAAGGGGGAAAACCTTACCTGCCTCTCCAGCTGTTGCCCGCGTTGCACCACAGAGATACCACAGTGTGGAGAGTGGTAGGATTCTCAGATAGTTGCTTTTTATCCACTCTTGGTACTTAGGTGAAGTACTTATATAattttcatctctctgcagGTATCCCTACCCTTCGACAGAAGCCACCTCCACGTCGAGAGAACAGTCTGGTCAGTGTTTCATGTGACTCTGGCTTAATGTGCAGTTATAGTCTAATACGTGTGTTTAATGCAGTATTTTAGTGGCTCACTGAAGTAATCTCTTGCTCTTAACTCAGGGCTTCCAGCTGCCTCAGCCTCCAGAGCCCCCTAGTGTTGAGGCAGAGTACTACACCATAGCAGAGTTCCACTCGTGCCTATCAGATGGCATCAGTTTCAGTGGAGGACAGAAAGCTGATGTAAGACATAGTTTACTCTTTCTTACCATACAAAAGCTTCATAATGAATGAAGTTGCCTTAGTTCAAAGAGGAATGTAAAATGTTTAAGATGGTAAAATCAATTTTAGAGCTTCTGTCAGTGCAGAAAGTGTATATGTTTTTCACAGGTGATAGAGAAGAACTCAGGAGGATGGTGGTATGTCCAGATTGGGGAAAAGGAGGGATGGGCTCCTTGCTCATACATTGACAAGAGGAAAAAACCCACCCTGAATCGACGAACTAGCACCCTTACACGTCCCAAAGTCCCTCCCCCTGCGCCACCAGTCAAAAAGCAAGATTCAAAAGAGAGGGTTCGGCCCTCCAGCCTGGGAACAGAGGTTGCAGGAACTTACAGCCGACCTGTCTACGAGGAACCTGAGTATGACGTTCCATCTGTGGGCCTGGACTTGGACTGTGAGCTGGAGTTTCTGCCTGGAGACTCGTCATCCAAAGCTTCACCCAGTTCCTCTCTCTATAGTGCCTCCTTCACCAcgggagaagaggaagagagatggggagatgaggaagaggagtgtaTTTACATGAATGATGGGTTCAGGCCTGTTACTGAAAACCCAGAGTCTAGTGGAGACTCTGATACACCCAAGACAGCAAACTCCACTAGACCTGGTGCAAACAGGTCTCAAAGTGAATCTGAAGCTCCTATCTCTGAGCCCAACCCCCAGGGGAAACCCAAACAGTACAGACCCAAACATGCTGAGGGAGCCTGCTCAAAACCCAAACCTTCAGTGCGGCCCAAACCAGCCCTGACTAGAAGCTGCAGCACCGAACCGGATTTCACTTCCCTCAGGAGACAGCTGAAGCCCACAGCACAGCAGCACCGCAGTGGCCCCAGGGTCTCCAGAGAGGAAGACTCAGAAACTGCTTCCATCATTTCATCAGAGGACTCATTGGGCTCCCGCAGTACCTCCACGGACCTCTCTAGCACCTCCAAGAGCAGTCGTGGCGAGACCACAGAAGCTCAGAGTAACCTCTATCGCACCACAGCTGCCTATCAGCGTGGGGAGTCCTCTGAGATTAGTTTTCCTGCCAATGTAGAGGTAGAGGTTCTAGAGAAACAGGAGAGTGGTTGGTGGTTCATCCGTTGGGGGCTGGAGGAGGGCTGGGCACCCACATACTACCTGCAGCCGATCAAACAGCCCGAACCCGAGCACCCCAGACAGCGTGATCCAGAGGCCAATGGACAACCATGTGATGTCGCTGGCTCTGACTGGAACAACCACACTACTCAGGGCCATGTGAGTAAATCCAGTAGCCTGGAGAAGAATGAACAGCGGGTTCAGACTCTGAATAACATTAACCAGAACCCGGAAGGTGCCAAAAGCCCTGCAGCCCACAACAAACCTCCAGATCAACTGCAGTCAAAGAATGCGGTGAAGCAGCTGGCTGTCAAACCACAGGCTGTCCTTACTTCTTCGCACAGTTATACGGACACAGctaacagcactgactcactgagGAGGAATGACTTACAGACTGCCAGGGATGGCTTGTCTGGGAGCCTCAGACATGCCTCAAACCACACTCAGACCAGCTCCACCAACACCAGCAATACAGAGGGCTTGAGACGCACGGTCCCGGTCTCCATGGTGAAACCTAAACCCCACCTCATTCATAATAATCTCCGGGATGAGTATGTTTCCATAGCGGATTACTGCGGCGATGAAGAGACAATGGGCTTCCCAGCGGGCACCAGACTGGAGGTTCTGGAGCGGAATCCCAACGGGTGGTGGTACTGCCGGGTTCTGGATGGCGGAAAGACTCGGAAAGGCTGGGTACCCTCCAATTTCCTGGAGAGGAGGAGTTAATGTTGTACTATAATCCTGAAATGGAAGATTTTGACATAGTCAACTGGAAGTTTGCTGCTTCATGAGGCAACATGGGACTAGTGCTCATACATATATAAGTGACATGACATTCATGGAAGTTTTACAGTTCACATTAGAAGCTCATTTTAACTACAGaaatttttgtcttttacacAACTTTTATATCTGCGAAGCACCTTGAGATAACATTGTTGTGAAAGTGTGCTATACCAATgaaatgcattattattattattattattattattattgttattattattattattatagaaGATAAATGTGTATCGAAACAATAACTTAGCTAGAAGGTGTAGGTCTACTGGGATGTGATAATTAATTAGTAATTTTTACCAAGGGTATTGATTCTAGCCCTTAAACTCAAATCCTGTCCAGTCTTTTCTAGACACTAGTAATTGATAATAATTAATAACCACTTGAACCAATTAGTGATTAATCGGTGTGACTGATTGGCTGCAGTGCCCTCACACTTAACTGTTGGCTAAGGGAAAAGCTGGCAAATTTTCAGTACCTGACCCTTGAGGATCATGATTTGAGTAGGCCTGATATAAACTGGCTACTCATTTATTCCCATTTACAGTCAAGTGCTCTTTCAATCTCAGTACGTCCCAGGAACATGCTTTGTCAGATATCCAAGATGGGGCTTGTGTTCAatcagtttaaaatattttgtttcgtATGACTTTTACAGTTCTGTGTCATTAATTGCATTAATTGTTATGGGTTTAGAGGACAGGAATACTTTAAAATAGGTAAGTATAGAGCTGGTATGGTGCATATCCAGAgcataaaatgttaaatgtattttatatcCATTAGTTCAATTTTGCATGTCAGAATTCAAGTTGTGTAATGCCTGCTTATTTCTTCTAAATATTAATGGTCTTTGTGCATTCATTGTTGTATGttggttatttttgttttctacaaCATATCACAGTAAAGTCAGTGCAATTCAGTTTAGCTTTTAATACATTCTTGAAAAACATTCAACCCATTTAATCAAAAATTCttctgaaacaaaataaaataagcatTTTATTCATTCTAAATTTATGCACAAGGAGCAAATGCTTAGATTTCATCACAAAGTCATTCCAGGTTGAAACAGTAGAAATCTGCATGAAGtgttaaaacatacacataggATTAAACCAAGACAGGTTAACTTGTTTAAGCTTGGTGCAACAAAATTCTATGTATGCCAataaatttcatatttaaataaaaagtttCCTGCTTAATATCAACCTGTATTTGTTTAAACTAATGTACAAAGTTTGTTAATTATGATTGTCAAATTACAGAACATGCTCATTGAAATGGTTGTGTTCGATAATCTGAAATAATACCTATATGACAAAATGGATCGGCAGATGTTGAGCAGTTTTTCATAACTATGGTATTCAGGTGTATTTGTCTGCATGCATAAACAAGTGTTGTAGTACAGAATTTATAACAACCATTATTGTTGAAACATTGGGTAGTCCTGCACAGCTTAACTGCACTGTGACTATGACACACACGCCTATGTCAACATATTACCTAATTCTGGCTGGAGACTGCTTGAGTCCAGTGAGACTCTGCTTATAACAATGAATGAGTTTATCTGAGACAGGGAAAGTAGGGTGATTTTCCACCCACTGCTTCTGCCaactttaaaagaaaaccatGTTGTCCTAATGGACTTAGTGCATGATGAGGGTTTGTTTtgcactcacattctctctttatTACTTCTTCCCCTCAGCAACTGCAATCAGGATATTGTCTCTGTGGTTTACTATTTAGCATAGTTCTATGTATGATTTGAATACACAGCTTAGATGTAAACAGATTGGTCTTGAGTTATGTCTGTTTGCACTAAATGAAGCACTGAAGCTCTTAGTACCTTATGGTCTCCCACAGGTTTTTATGGCTCTTTACACGTAGGTCAAATGCTTATGTGCATGGATGCTGACCAGTTATTCTTGAGGGAGTGTCAGGTTTCAGAAGCACCTATCTCTTTGCATAATGCATGGATGCAaaaaccattgtttttttttgttgttttttttgggtcgCTGGTGTTTTGTACTACTACATTtggcactttctttttttatacatataaaatTTACCTGGTACACTTAAACCTGGCTCAAGCCTGGATGGTGAAGTAAAACACATAGCACTCTTAAGAGATTAATAAAGACGAGAACTAGATGTTTAAGTGCATTACTGATAAGGCACCTGCAGCACCAGAACAGATAAATGAACTTACGATCTTGTCAGTTCCGATGTCAGATGCTACCCTCAACAACAGCCCTCAGAGAATTCACATGTGAATCCTAGGTTTTCCAAACATCCTGGATAATTAAAATGTACTATGTGTAGGAGCCATGATAGGAACcttgagggagagggagggagagagagagagagagagagagagagactgaatgtgGTGTTGGTGCATGGATGTAAGCAGGTTTGTGTATGCATTGCATTGAAGACTTGTTACCCTTAGAAAGGTAAAATTTGCTGCAGAGCATCCATTGCAAAACATTTTCCAATAAGATGGCTGAAACTGAATGCAAATGACACCCTGCACTCATATATTATGTACACTATTCATTAGTGCCCTCTGGAAATTTTAGTTATCATATTTGACTCAATCCAGTAGGAGCTTGCAACCAAGCACAAGTCCCAAACTGGACTCACAGGTAAATTTAAGGACACATATCTACTCTCTGCAGGTGAACTGTTTATAAAACGGCTCCTTGTTTACATCAAACTGTTTTACTGGGTTCTCACTGGTGTTTCTATGTTATTgcatgaaattcaaaaaaattgttttaggtgactgaatgactgaatgattgaaTTCACTGCCTAAGGCTCACCGGCCTAGTTTAGTCACATACTCATAAAATCAACTGTGAGATTCATGGCGAGAATTCAAAACTTTAGCAGTGAGTGTAAGCTGTACCGGAGGCAATGAATCAGAGAACTTATTCATTACTTGGAGGACGCATGAAAAGAAACCACCACCATACTCCAGCAAAGCGCTGAATGGGACAACATTATCACAAACTTCAATGGCAGATTTACAGGCATATGGCTGAGTAGCACCATAAAGATGAAAGACTTGTGGAAGTGCATGAAGATTGATGTATATAGAGGTCTTGCACTTGGTCCTGCAAATGAGCAACTGTTGCAGGTCCCACCCAGTTTGTCCACTCTGATGGTGACAGTCTTCTTCTGATGGACCACATCTGACCGACTTCAACACTACAGCCAGGCCTGATGGTGGGGACATTGATGGCAATGCATTTTGCTGGGAAATCTTTGCCAATTATTTTTATCAAGTTGTTGTCGTTAttggtattgttgttgttgttgttcttgctggtgttgttgttgttgtttttgttaacctATTCTTAGTTGCTGTATGTGTAGTTTGATAACTTATTTTTGGGGCAGGAGTTGAGCAGGAGTTGAGTCAAAAGGAGGGAATCCGTATTGATGAAGGGTAAAGAATGAataaagaatgtttttgttcaGATGAGCAGACATGTCTGTTATTGTTTACCTTAATGCCAATAATACAGCAAAAACACAAGTCATCTTTCCCTATACTAGACATCATGATGTATTGGCTATTACATACTGTGAATCACTGTGAATAGGCCTCTTCAGTTTCTAAGAACACTGCACTTAAAGATGAAGAAAACCTAAATCAATAACGCAGCAACACAACACTCTCTTTCGCTTTAAAATTAAGGCTGGTGCCTTCATAAATGTATGTAATTACACAATTTTGCATTTGGACCAAACTTATATCAGAGTAGCCTACATATCACCATATATGGTGAAAGATACTAAAGTTGTAAGTAAAACATGACATGGGGATGTAAAATCGGGCTTTATCTGGTCTCTGGACCATTGTTTCATCACACTCACAGTTACATCTTGTAAGTGGGACAA is a window of Chanos chanos chromosome 10, fChaCha1.1, whole genome shotgun sequence DNA encoding:
- the sh3pxd2ab gene encoding SH3 and PX domain-containing protein 2A, coding for MARRAPGARGRGAAAGSWLTACFFPSSSGRENREVMLPEDCMNVFVVTANYNRQEKTEISLKAGQRVEVIEKNESGWWFVSTAEEQGWVPATYLISPCGTRESLKASGCGEEGWYEAVQSYSGTGQDEISFESGVMVEVIQKNLEGWWFVRYQGKEGWAPASYLRKVEKDVCGSEQAVAVETGTQPMLGQVEIIGNLMEISNLLNKKPGNDRHTHSDTLPRATETTTQEDTETEFNSDGEFNTDECINNTDPDRDSYTNASTNHTTDTNGSRGSNAGSDAASDSGRSAWSVTGSIASRGKTLPASPAVARVAPQRYHSVESGIPTLRQKPPPRRENSLGFQLPQPPEPPSVEAEYYTIAEFHSCLSDGISFSGGQKADVIEKNSGGWWYVQIGEKEGWAPCSYIDKRKKPTLNRRTSTLTRPKVPPPAPPVKKQDSKERVRPSSLGTEVAGTYSRPVYEEPEYDVPSVGLDLDCELEFLPGDSSSKASPSSSLYSASFTTGEEEERWGDEEEECIYMNDGFRPVTENPESSGDSDTPKTANSTRPGANRSQSESEAPISEPNPQGKPKQYRPKHAEGACSKPKPSVRPKPALTRSCSTEPDFTSLRRQLKPTAQQHRSGPRVSREEDSETASIISSEDSLGSRSTSTDLSSTSKSSRGETTEAQSNLYRTTAAYQRGESSEISFPANVEVEVLEKQESGWWFIRWGLEEGWAPTYYLQPIKQPEPEHPRQRDPEANGQPCDVAGSDWNNHTTQGHVSKSSSLEKNEQRVQTLNNINQNPEGAKSPAAHNKPPDQLQSKNAVKQLAVKPQAVLTSSHSYTDTANSTDSLRRNDLQTARDGLSGSLRHASNHTQTSSTNTSNTEGLRRTVPVSMVKPKPHLIHNNLRDEYVSIADYCGDEETMGFPAGTRLEVLERNPNGWWYCRVLDGGKTRKGWVPSNFLERRS